Proteins co-encoded in one Desulfitobacterium hafniense DCB-2 genomic window:
- a CDS encoding DegT/DnrJ/EryC1/StrS family aminotransferase, producing MSIPLLDLKAQYLSIKEEIDQAVLAVLDSSKFIFGPEMKRFEEEMALYCGTKHAIAVGNGTDALVIALKACGIAPGDEVITSPFTFFASAEAIAQVGATPVFVDVDPRTLNMDEAKLEEKITPRTKGIIPVHIFGQMADMDPILALAQKHQLKVIEDAAQAIGAEYKGHKAGALGDAGTFSFFPTKNLGGYGDGGMIVTNDDALAAEARMLRFHGCQTKYYHDEIGYNSRLDELQAAILRVKFRYIDQWNQTRAEKAAVYHQLLAPLADTHQVTLPFTAGSNKHVFHLYVVRTTQREKLMAALTERGVANAVYYPVPLHLQKALAYLGYQAGDFPIAEEACEQALAIPCYPELTQEQQEEIAVILLKILG from the coding sequence ATGTCTATTCCCCTGTTGGATTTGAAGGCTCAATATCTTTCTATTAAAGAGGAAATAGATCAGGCCGTCCTGGCGGTTCTGGATTCCAGCAAATTTATTTTTGGTCCCGAGATGAAGCGCTTCGAGGAAGAGATGGCCCTGTACTGCGGGACCAAGCATGCCATAGCTGTCGGCAATGGCACCGATGCTTTGGTGATTGCCTTAAAAGCCTGTGGCATAGCCCCTGGCGATGAAGTGATCACCAGCCCTTTCACCTTTTTTGCTTCTGCGGAAGCCATCGCCCAAGTGGGTGCTACGCCGGTGTTTGTGGATGTGGATCCCCGTACCTTGAATATGGATGAGGCTAAGCTGGAGGAAAAGATTACCCCACGAACCAAGGGAATTATTCCCGTCCATATCTTTGGCCAGATGGCGGATATGGATCCCATCCTGGCTCTGGCTCAAAAACATCAGTTAAAGGTGATTGAGGATGCGGCACAAGCTATAGGGGCAGAATATAAAGGACATAAGGCCGGAGCTCTTGGGGATGCGGGAACCTTCAGCTTTTTCCCCACCAAGAATTTAGGCGGGTATGGAGATGGCGGGATGATCGTCACCAATGACGATGCCTTGGCCGCGGAGGCCCGCATGCTGCGTTTTCATGGCTGCCAGACCAAGTATTATCATGATGAGATCGGGTATAACAGCCGTCTTGATGAACTGCAGGCAGCTATCCTCCGGGTTAAGTTCCGTTACATCGATCAGTGGAATCAGACCCGGGCTGAAAAGGCTGCCGTCTATCATCAACTGTTGGCTCCTTTGGCAGACACTCATCAGGTCACCCTCCCCTTTACAGCTGGGTCGAATAAGCATGTCTTCCATCTTTATGTAGTGCGAACGACTCAGCGGGAGAAGCTTATGGCTGCTTTAACAGAGAGGGGCGTGGCCAATGCTGTTTATTATCCGGTGCCTCTGCATCTGCAGAAAGCCTTAGCCTATCTGGGCTATCAGGCCGGGGATTTCCCTATAGCCGAAGAGGCTTGTGAGCAAGCCCTGGCTATTCCCTGTTATCCGGAATTAACTCAGGAACAGCAAGAGGAAATTGCGGTCATCCTGTTAAAGATATTAGGCTGA
- a CDS encoding O-antigen ligase family protein encodes MFWNNGLTRRNESRLILLVLVMLSAMLLPSFEVHPSLPNIRVDEVLLFGIFGLNLLAFIARGFRFSPDAREELRAQQPVLKWVLILGGLLTLSYAISNFYGVVILGAGYYGLRDVMELVTFCKHFLVITLVLSIDLQEGEFGFLKNVFLGALGFLILFGWGQHFNLFNMNTWISPFFNPLHWDTLILGNPARVLGTFDNPNVFGIFTVVTLSYLTVHYFFGEHLGKFPWLLFALIGLVIKLEFLTISRTALFGIALLYIILCAWAFFYHHRSKEVMIKIGALFLLTIILFATASGDFFYRLTEGLNFSNSTSFQGHMDRWGVAVGSISQSPILGWGTQKYVMTTLVDNEYALFSRRYGFVGLVVYLSFFLLPFIKGFMHLRRQSQMLVHGRSYDLPTQLIAAYVAVLPSIFVYNFMAGIFYNLQLMTLFSITIGLAYNSLKRRRGLL; translated from the coding sequence ATGTTTTGGAATAATGGACTGACCCGACGCAATGAGAGTCGTTTGATTTTACTGGTACTGGTGATGCTATCAGCGATGCTTCTTCCCTCCTTTGAAGTTCACCCTTCTTTACCCAATATCCGGGTGGATGAGGTGCTTTTATTCGGAATCTTTGGCTTAAATCTCTTAGCCTTTATAGCCAGGGGATTCCGTTTCTCACCTGATGCCCGGGAAGAGCTTCGGGCACAGCAGCCGGTACTCAAATGGGTTCTGATCCTTGGGGGGCTTCTTACCCTTTCCTATGCCATTTCCAATTTCTATGGCGTGGTGATTCTGGGAGCCGGCTACTACGGCTTGAGAGACGTGATGGAACTGGTCACTTTCTGCAAACATTTTCTGGTAATCACCCTGGTTCTGTCCATTGACTTGCAAGAAGGCGAGTTCGGTTTCCTTAAGAACGTCTTCTTAGGAGCCTTAGGCTTTCTCATCCTTTTTGGCTGGGGACAGCATTTTAACTTATTTAATATGAATACCTGGATCTCCCCTTTCTTCAATCCCCTGCACTGGGATACTCTGATTCTGGGTAACCCGGCCCGGGTTCTGGGGACTTTTGACAACCCTAATGTCTTCGGTATCTTTACGGTGGTTACCCTGTCCTATCTCACCGTTCACTATTTCTTCGGAGAGCATCTGGGCAAATTCCCTTGGCTCCTCTTCGCTCTCATCGGCCTGGTCATCAAACTGGAGTTTCTCACCATCTCCCGTACGGCTCTCTTTGGCATCGCTTTGCTTTACATCATTCTGTGCGCATGGGCCTTTTTCTATCACCATCGCAGTAAAGAGGTCATGATCAAAATAGGGGCCTTGTTCTTGCTGACTATCATCCTTTTTGCCACGGCCTCCGGGGACTTCTTCTACCGGCTTACCGAGGGGCTGAATTTCTCCAACAGCACTTCTTTCCAAGGGCATATGGATCGTTGGGGAGTCGCCGTGGGGAGCATCTCCCAATCGCCGATTTTGGGCTGGGGTACCCAGAAGTATGTCATGACCACCCTGGTGGATAATGAATATGCCCTCTTCTCCAGACGCTATGGTTTTGTCGGGCTGGTGGTTTATCTGAGCTTCTTCCTCCTGCCCTTTATCAAAGGGTTTATGCATCTGAGAAGACAAAGTCAGATGCTGGTGCACGGACGTTCTTACGATCTGCCGACCCAGCTGATCGCGGCCTATGTGGCCGTTCTGCCCTCCATCTTCGTCTATAATTTTATGGCCGGTATATTCTACAATCTCCAGCTGATGACTCTCTTTTCCATCACCATCGGACTGGCCTACAATTCCCTGAAAAGACGACGCGGATTACTTTAA
- a CDS encoding glycosyltransferase family 4 protein: protein MKLCILTTGHQALDNRIFYKQALTLKKNYDDITLIVPDEREEYMEQGVRIIGVKRANSLYGRFQLGDTVVQKAIEVGADVYHFHDFELIYKVGKIKKALPHCKLIYDVHEHYPDMMSMSKKIPRLLRPLATFVVDKSEILLAKKFDQIITADDAVKERFDPYHSHVDVIYNFSEFEPKEVHLEKEYDIIYQGGITLERGAYHLVQAVHLLKKDYPGVKMVFVGPFNDRSGQRLVDGYIHKHHLEDNILFTGKVPHVEVEDYVRKSRIGAVTLLPLPKYYKNIPIKQFEYMSCGIPVVGSNLPPITRFLTPYHSGLIVDPTQPEEIAQAFKTLLADAKLRQEMGANGLKAVREAYNWGKMEERLLNLYARLEVRK, encoded by the coding sequence TTGAAACTATGTATTCTCACCACAGGGCACCAAGCCCTGGATAACAGGATATTCTATAAACAAGCCCTGACCCTGAAGAAGAACTATGATGACATCACTTTAATCGTTCCCGATGAGCGGGAAGAATATATGGAACAAGGTGTGCGCATTATCGGTGTGAAACGGGCCAACTCCCTCTACGGCAGATTCCAGCTGGGGGATACGGTAGTGCAAAAGGCTATCGAAGTCGGGGCTGATGTCTATCATTTTCATGATTTTGAACTGATTTATAAAGTGGGCAAGATCAAAAAGGCCCTCCCTCACTGCAAGCTCATCTATGATGTCCATGAGCATTACCCTGATATGATGAGCATGTCCAAGAAGATTCCCCGGCTGCTCCGGCCTTTGGCCACCTTTGTCGTGGATAAGAGCGAGATCCTCTTAGCCAAGAAATTCGACCAGATCATTACGGCGGATGATGCGGTGAAGGAGCGCTTTGATCCTTATCACTCCCATGTGGATGTGATCTATAACTTTTCAGAGTTTGAACCTAAAGAAGTGCATCTGGAAAAAGAGTATGACATTATCTATCAGGGGGGTATTACCTTAGAACGCGGCGCCTATCATCTGGTTCAAGCCGTTCATCTGCTCAAAAAAGATTACCCCGGGGTCAAGATGGTCTTCGTAGGTCCCTTTAACGATCGGTCAGGCCAGCGCCTGGTGGACGGATATATCCACAAACATCACCTGGAGGACAATATCCTCTTTACCGGCAAGGTTCCTCATGTGGAAGTGGAAGATTACGTGCGCAAATCCCGGATCGGTGCCGTAACCCTTCTCCCTTTGCCCAAGTATTACAAGAATATCCCGATCAAGCAGTTTGAATATATGAGCTGTGGCATCCCTGTGGTAGGCAGCAATCTGCCGCCCATCACCCGCTTCCTTACTCCTTACCACAGCGGTCTGATCGTGGATCCTACCCAACCGGAGGAGATCGCTCAGGCCTTTAAAACCCTGCTTGCCGATGCCAAGCTGCGTCAGGAAATGGGGGCCAATGGCCTCAAAGCGGTTAGGGAAGCCTATAACTGGGGAAAGATGGAGGAGCGGCTCCTCAACCTCTATGCCCGACTTGAAGTGAGGAAGTGA
- a CDS encoding O-unit flippase Wzx translates to MDTRLLAKNATALGISSILAKSIAAVLGILVTRYLGPESYGDYSTAYAYVGTFILFAELGISQLMVQEGAKDPAVLPRYFGNTLLLKTLLCVLCYLAMLVFMFPAGYNETVRLMIVFVGVAVCFNAINQSIYNYYQAVQKIYLSASFQFLTTLLIALFTIIVLVAGLGVVSITFAHLFSYIIITILLYLALRKEIKPRTDLPHLAGMVWNGLPFGVHRIFYYLFTQFSILILSLTVSNVEVGIFSAAYKLVLILIFIPSLMTSALYPILYQLGDTDRSQHQNVIEKVFKVLSAVGIAGSMLMFVLAGPLMEWLYDGKFNEAIPIFMIVAWLLALECMSFSLGDILTTTGRQMQRTLVQGLALLLLTVLTYALNPVMGIYGAAYAVIIAEVFIFFAYYYMIRKNVYKIRIWRQLPGTLISSLLMAGTAWLLIGFHPLLSASVAGVVFCLAIAILDKDFRRIGVYILKRVTGGR, encoded by the coding sequence ATGGATACTCGCCTCCTTGCCAAAAATGCCACCGCTTTAGGAATCTCCAGCATTCTGGCCAAATCCATTGCTGCTGTCCTGGGTATCCTGGTTACCCGCTATTTAGGCCCGGAATCTTATGGTGATTACTCCACAGCCTATGCTTATGTAGGAACCTTCATTCTCTTTGCCGAGTTGGGAATCAGCCAGCTGATGGTTCAGGAAGGAGCCAAGGATCCTGCTGTTCTGCCCCGGTATTTCGGCAACACCCTTTTGCTGAAGACCCTGCTCTGCGTCTTATGTTATCTGGCCATGCTGGTCTTTATGTTTCCGGCAGGATACAATGAAACCGTAAGACTGATGATCGTCTTTGTGGGAGTTGCCGTCTGCTTTAATGCCATCAATCAATCGATTTATAATTATTATCAGGCTGTACAAAAGATCTATCTCTCCGCATCCTTTCAATTTCTCACCACTCTGCTGATCGCCCTTTTTACCATCATCGTTCTGGTGGCCGGGTTAGGTGTGGTCTCCATTACCTTTGCCCATCTGTTCAGTTACATCATCATTACCATCCTCCTCTATCTGGCTCTGCGGAAAGAAATCAAACCCCGGACGGATCTTCCCCATCTGGCAGGAATGGTTTGGAATGGGCTGCCTTTTGGGGTGCACCGGATTTTCTATTACCTTTTTACCCAATTCAGTATTCTTATCCTCTCTTTAACCGTCAGCAATGTGGAAGTAGGGATCTTCTCCGCGGCCTATAAACTGGTTCTGATTTTGATCTTTATTCCCAGTCTCATGACCAGTGCTCTCTATCCCATCCTTTACCAATTGGGAGATACGGACCGGAGCCAGCATCAGAATGTGATCGAAAAGGTCTTCAAGGTCCTGTCTGCTGTGGGCATTGCCGGCAGTATGCTGATGTTTGTCCTGGCGGGACCCCTGATGGAATGGTTATATGACGGGAAATTCAATGAAGCCATTCCCATTTTCATGATTGTGGCCTGGCTGCTGGCCTTGGAGTGTATGAGTTTTTCTCTGGGCGACATTCTTACCACCACCGGCCGCCAAATGCAAAGAACCCTGGTTCAGGGGCTGGCTCTGCTGCTGCTTACAGTGCTGACCTATGCTTTAAACCCTGTAATGGGTATTTACGGAGCTGCTTATGCAGTCATTATCGCTGAGGTCTTTATCTTTTTCGCCTATTATTACATGATCAGAAAGAATGTCTATAAGATTCGCATCTGGCGGCAGCTGCCCGGCACATTGATCTCCTCTTTGCTTATGGCGGGAACCGCCTGGCTCTTGATTGGCTTTCATCCCCTGCTCTCCGCTTCCGTGGCCGGGGTGGTCTTTTGCCTGGCCATTGCCATCCTGGATAAGGATTTCCGCAGAATCGGTGTATACATTCTAAAACGTGTGACAGGAGGCCGATAA
- a CDS encoding prevent-host-death protein, producing the protein MPTIRPMADLRDTGKISELCYQKNEPVFITKNGSGHLVVMSMDTYDKQMGLLDVYRKLSAAERQLETGVPLLDGEDVFKRLRRKHGE; encoded by the coding sequence ATGCCAACGATTCGACCAATGGCTGACCTGCGCGATACCGGAAAGATTTCCGAGTTGTGTTACCAAAAAAACGAGCCGGTTTTTATTACTAAAAACGGCAGTGGCCACCTTGTTGTCATGAGCATGGATACCTACGACAAGCAGATGGGGCTTCTGGATGTTTATCGAAAGCTCAGTGCCGCTGAACGTCAGCTTGAGACGGGCGTTCCCCTTCTGGATGGAGAGGATGTATTCAAGCGATTGAGGAGGAAACATGGGGAGTGA
- a CDS encoding glycosyltransferase family 4 protein yields MKILVISHMYPSTQNPTYGIFVHEQVKALVAGGCEVKVISPVPYAPWPLPVLKKKWQAYASIPAKDRVDGIEVFYPRYPEFPRSYLLEHSGALMYLGLRNLVKTIDKEFPFDLIHAHVALPDGHAAYSLKKEFPVPTVVTIHGQDFQSTLHKGPACRKRLQEVLLGMDSVITVSTKLKNLVKDEPYYPKIQVINNGIHLAEIDRAEVGRSGARDQITILSVSNLKKTKGIDLNLQALASLVKTYPNLTYRIVGDGEERKNLEALAESLDLGNHVFFLGKLPHQEALQEMAQADIFCLPSWQEGFGVVYIEAMALGIPVIGVKGEGIEDVIDHGANGLLVRPHEVEDLAEALESLLKSPDYARKLAVAGRATVLAGFTWEHNAARMIELYRGLLG; encoded by the coding sequence ATGAAGATCTTAGTCATCTCACATATGTATCCTTCAACTCAAAATCCTACCTACGGAATTTTCGTTCATGAGCAGGTCAAGGCTTTAGTGGCAGGAGGCTGTGAGGTCAAAGTCATTTCTCCCGTCCCCTATGCCCCTTGGCCTCTTCCTGTCTTGAAAAAAAAGTGGCAGGCTTACGCTTCTATACCAGCAAAGGACAGAGTGGACGGGATTGAGGTGTTCTATCCCAGATACCCGGAATTCCCCCGTTCTTACCTTTTGGAGCATTCCGGGGCTTTGATGTATCTGGGCCTGAGAAATCTGGTTAAAACTATTGATAAAGAGTTTCCCTTCGATCTGATCCATGCCCATGTCGCTTTGCCTGATGGACATGCCGCTTATAGTCTGAAAAAAGAGTTTCCCGTTCCCACAGTGGTTACCATCCATGGGCAGGATTTTCAATCCACTTTACATAAAGGACCTGCCTGCCGGAAGAGGCTGCAGGAAGTCTTGCTGGGTATGGACAGCGTGATTACCGTCAGCACCAAATTGAAAAACCTGGTTAAGGATGAGCCTTACTATCCTAAAATCCAGGTCATTAATAATGGCATCCATCTTGCTGAGATTGACCGAGCCGAAGTGGGCCGGTCAGGAGCCCGGGATCAAATTACCATCCTCAGTGTCTCTAACCTCAAAAAGACCAAGGGCATCGATCTGAACCTCCAAGCCCTGGCCTCTTTGGTGAAAACCTATCCTAACCTGACCTACAGAATCGTAGGGGACGGGGAGGAACGCAAGAATTTAGAAGCCCTGGCAGAGAGTCTGGATCTGGGCAACCATGTATTCTTCCTGGGGAAACTCCCCCACCAGGAAGCTCTCCAGGAGATGGCCCAGGCGGATATCTTCTGTCTGCCCAGCTGGCAGGAGGGCTTCGGCGTGGTCTATATCGAAGCCATGGCCCTGGGGATTCCGGTCATCGGAGTCAAAGGAGAAGGGATCGAGGATGTCATCGACCATGGAGCAAACGGGCTGCTGGTCCGCCCTCATGAGGTGGAGGACCTGGCGGAAGCCCTGGAGTCTCTCCTGAAGTCTCCCGATTATGCTCGGAAACTGGCTGTAGCTGGTAGGGCTACGGTTCTGGCAGGCTTTACTTGGGAGCATAATGCTGCGAGGATGATTGAGCTGTATCGAGGGCTGTTGGGGTAA
- a CDS encoding type II toxin-antitoxin system RelE/ParE family toxin — protein MGSENYRVRYTPLAYEDLDEIDTYISSVLLNPPAALNLLGEIEESVNRLQQFPFIGSAAEDPYLASKGYRKLVVQNYLVFYLADQVQKEIVVMRVIYGAREYRSLL, from the coding sequence ATGGGGAGTGAAAACTACCGTGTCCGGTATACACCACTGGCCTATGAGGACTTGGATGAAATTGATACCTATATCAGTTCCGTCCTCTTAAATCCACCGGCGGCCTTAAACCTGCTGGGAGAAATAGAGGAATCCGTCAATCGTTTACAACAATTTCCGTTTATCGGCTCTGCAGCGGAAGATCCTTATCTGGCTTCCAAGGGCTACCGAAAGCTGGTAGTCCAGAACTATCTGGTGTTTTATTTAGCGGATCAGGTACAGAAGGAAATCGTCGTCATGCGTGTGATATACGGTGCACGGGAATACCGCAGCCTATTATAA